In Flavobacteriaceae bacterium, the following proteins share a genomic window:
- a CDS encoding 3-deoxy-D-manno-octulosonic acid transferase: MKSLYNILTHTIVFPLKIVSIFNGKIQLGVKGRAETFSILKSKLSIKDKTIWFHCASLGEYEQGLPVFGLIKKKHPNHKIILSFFSPSGYEIRKKSPIADVVIYLPLDTKANAKKFINITHPELVVFVKYDIWPNYLQELINKNIRAILISAVFREEQRFFKFYGAWMQKSLRAFEHIFVQDEHSKTLLESVHFNNVTVSGDTRFDRVSNQLKIDNTLEFIKIFKQDKLCVVAGSTWPEDENLFIDYINASSNDIKFIIAPHNIKANQIEQLKQRIKKSVVLFSEKEKSDISTNQVFVIDTIGILSKTYSYADIAYVGGAMGNTGLHNTLEPAVFGVPIIIGNHFSKFPEAHQMIKNGGLFSISDQKEFNEILNNLIQKEDSRQIAGDLNAAYISKNKGAVTIIMSYINITN, translated from the coding sequence TTGAAATCTCTTTATAATATACTCACACATACCATTGTTTTTCCATTAAAAATAGTTTCGATTTTTAATGGAAAAATACAGCTTGGGGTTAAAGGAAGAGCAGAAACATTTTCGATTTTAAAATCTAAACTTTCCATTAAAGATAAAACTATCTGGTTTCATTGTGCTTCTCTAGGAGAGTATGAGCAAGGGCTTCCTGTGTTTGGGTTAATTAAAAAAAAACACCCCAACCATAAGATCATTCTGAGTTTCTTTTCTCCATCGGGTTATGAAATACGAAAAAAATCACCAATTGCAGATGTTGTAATTTACCTCCCTTTAGACACTAAGGCAAATGCAAAAAAGTTTATAAATATAACTCACCCCGAACTTGTTGTATTTGTAAAATATGACATTTGGCCTAATTATTTACAGGAGTTAATTAATAAAAATATTCGTGCCATTTTAATTTCAGCAGTATTTAGAGAAGAACAACGATTCTTCAAATTTTATGGTGCTTGGATGCAAAAATCACTTCGTGCTTTTGAACATATCTTTGTTCAGGATGAACATTCAAAAACACTACTTGAGAGTGTTCATTTTAATAACGTTACTGTTTCTGGTGATACTAGGTTTGATCGCGTTTCCAATCAATTAAAAATTGATAACACTTTAGAGTTTATCAAAATTTTTAAGCAAGATAAATTATGTGTAGTTGCTGGTAGTACTTGGCCTGAAGATGAAAATTTATTTATAGACTACATTAATGCTTCATCCAATGACATAAAGTTTATAATTGCTCCTCATAATATTAAAGCTAATCAGATTGAACAATTAAAGCAACGTATTAAAAAAAGTGTTGTTCTATTTTCTGAAAAGGAGAAATCAGATATTTCTACTAATCAAGTTTTCGTTATAGATACTATAGGGATTTTATCGAAAACCTATAGCTATGCTGATATTGCTTACGTGGGTGGTGCAATGGGAAATACGGGACTACACAACACTTTAGAGCCTGCCGTTTTTGGTGTTCCAATTATTATTGGCAATCATTTTAGCAAATTTCCCGAGGCACATCAAATGATAAAAAATGGAGGATTGTTTTCGATTTCTGATCAAAAAGAGTTTAATGAAATTCTCAATAATTTAATACAAAAAGAAGATTCGAGACAGATTGCTGGAGATTTAAATGCAGCTTATATTTCTAAAAACAAAGGTGCAGTAACGATAATAATGTCTTACATTAACATTACTAACTAA
- a CDS encoding DegT/DnrJ/EryC1/StrS family aminotransferase, protein MRKIQMVDLKGQYQDIKDTVNASIAEVLESTAFVNGPEVHAFQKNLENYLGVKHVIPCANGTDALQIAMMGLGLKPGDEVITADFTFAATVEVIALLQLTPVLVDVEPDTFNINVEAIKKAITPKTKAIVPVHLFGQCANMHEIMDLAKTHNLFVIEDNAQAIGATYTSKDGNKAKAGTIGHVASTSFFPSKNLGCYGDGGAIFTNDDDLAHTIRGIVNHGMYKRYHHDVVGVNSRLDAIQAAVLNAKLPKLDSYNKARQSAARKYNEAFKDVKNITTPFTKKNCDNVCDDCDCHVFHQYTLKIKNIDRDALAQYLNDNGIPCGVYYPIPLHKQKAYADTRYNEADFPVTNQLIKEVISLPMHTELDDEQINFITSKVIEFVNG, encoded by the coding sequence ATGAGAAAAATTCAAATGGTTGACCTTAAAGGTCAATATCAAGATATAAAAGATACCGTAAATGCTTCAATTGCTGAAGTATTAGAATCTACAGCCTTTGTTAATGGCCCTGAAGTACATGCATTTCAGAAAAACTTAGAAAATTATCTAGGAGTGAAACATGTTATTCCATGTGCTAATGGAACCGATGCATTGCAAATTGCAATGATGGGATTGGGATTGAAACCTGGTGATGAAGTTATTACTGCCGATTTTACTTTTGCGGCTACTGTTGAGGTAATTGCTCTGTTACAATTAACTCCAGTTTTGGTGGATGTTGAACCTGATACGTTTAACATTAATGTTGAAGCTATAAAAAAAGCAATTACTCCAAAAACTAAGGCTATTGTTCCAGTACATTTATTCGGACAATGCGCTAATATGCACGAAATCATGGATCTTGCCAAAACACATAATTTATTTGTGATTGAAGATAATGCACAAGCGATAGGAGCTACATATACATCTAAAGATGGAAATAAAGCAAAAGCAGGAACAATTGGTCACGTAGCATCTACATCATTTTTTCCTTCTAAAAACTTAGGATGCTATGGAGATGGTGGAGCAATTTTTACTAATGACGACGATTTAGCACATACTATTCGTGGAATTGTAAATCATGGAATGTACAAACGCTACCATCACGATGTGGTTGGTGTAAATTCTCGTTTAGATGCCATACAAGCAGCAGTGTTAAATGCAAAGCTACCAAAGCTTGATAGCTATAATAAAGCACGTCAATCGGCAGCAAGAAAATATAATGAAGCGTTTAAAGATGTTAAAAATATCACAACACCATTTACAAAAAAGAATTGTGATAATGTATGTGATGATTGTGATTGTCATGTATTTCATCAATATACTTTAAAAATAAAAAATATTGATAGAGATGCTTTGGCACAATATTTAAATGATAACGGAATTCCTTGTGGAGTATATTACCCAATTCCATTACATAAACAAAAAGCGTATGCAGATACGAGATATAATGAAGCAGATTTTCCTGTGACAAATCAATTAATAAAAGAAGTTATTTCATTGCCAATGCATACAGAGTTAGATGATGAACAAATTAATTTTATCACATCAAAAGTTATTGAATTTGTGAATGGGTAA
- the galE gene encoding UDP-glucose 4-epimerase GalE yields the protein MGKILVTGGLGFIGSHTVVELQNEGFEVIIIDDLSNSSINVLNGITSITGITPIFKQIDLKEKSKVQAFFKLHQDIKGIIHFAASKAVGESVENPLLYYENNINTLVYVLQELKQLQQANFIFSSSCTVYGQADVLPISEEAQIKLAESPYGNTKQIGEEIIKDVCKSNLNIKAIALRYFNPIGAHKSGFIGELPIGIPQNLVPFITQTAIGLRKELSVFGDDYPTPDGTCIRDYIHVVDLAKAHVIALQRLLKLKNKSNYETFNIGTGTGSSVLEVIQSFEKVSGQKLNYKIANRREGDVISAYANTTKANIELGWIAKSTLDDAMLSAWKWEQNIKNK from the coding sequence ATGGGTAAAATACTTGTTACAGGTGGCTTAGGGTTTATAGGATCTCATACAGTTGTAGAGCTTCAAAACGAAGGCTTTGAAGTTATAATTATTGATGATTTATCAAACTCTTCTATAAACGTTTTAAACGGGATCACCTCAATAACAGGAATCACTCCTATTTTTAAACAAATAGATTTAAAAGAAAAATCTAAAGTACAAGCCTTCTTTAAATTACACCAAGATATAAAAGGCATTATTCACTTTGCAGCTAGTAAGGCAGTTGGGGAAAGTGTTGAAAACCCTTTGTTGTATTATGAAAATAATATAAATACGCTGGTATATGTGCTTCAGGAATTAAAACAATTGCAGCAGGCAAATTTTATTTTTAGCTCATCTTGTACAGTTTATGGACAAGCCGATGTATTACCAATTTCTGAAGAAGCACAAATTAAATTAGCAGAATCTCCTTATGGAAATACTAAACAAATAGGAGAAGAAATTATTAAGGATGTTTGTAAAAGTAACCTGAATATAAAAGCAATTGCTTTGCGATATTTTAACCCTATTGGTGCTCACAAAAGCGGGTTTATAGGTGAATTACCAATCGGGATACCTCAAAATTTAGTGCCGTTTATTACACAAACTGCTATTGGATTGCGAAAAGAACTTTCAGTATTTGGAGATGATTACCCTACACCAGATGGTACTTGTATTCGTGATTATATTCATGTGGTAGATTTAGCAAAGGCACATGTTATAGCATTACAACGATTATTAAAACTTAAGAATAAAAGTAATTATGAAACTTTTAATATTGGAACAGGTACGGGGAGTTCCGTTTTAGAAGTGATTCAATCTTTTGAAAAAGTTTCTGGTCAAAAGTTAAATTATAAAATAGCTAACAGAAGAGAAGGAGATGTTATTTCTGCATATGCAAATACCACTAAAGCAAATATAGAATTAGGATGGATAGCGAAATCTACCTTAGATGATGCTATGCTATCGGCTTGGAAATGGGAGCAAAACATTAAGAATAAATAA
- a CDS encoding amidohydrolase family protein, with product MKKVIFALLIMLTLGVTAQNTYLHCGKLIDTKSGKVLTKKTIVVSGNKIISVNEGYTNPKNSKDIVVDLKDKTVMPGLIDLHVHIESETNPRSFVAKYTDNEADVAFQSTVYAKRTLMAGFTTVRDLGGSGVNIALRKAIDGGLVDGPRIFTAGKIIASTGGHGDRSNGAKADLLGDPGPKEGVVNSAADARKAVRQRYKNGADVIKITATGGVLSVAKNGSNSQFTAEELEAVVSTANDYGMLTAAHAHGDDGMQRAVKAGIKTIEHGTFMSSETMDLMKQKESYMVPTISAGKYVAEKAKIDGFYPAIIVPKALEVGPQLQGTFAKAYKRGVPIAFGTDAGVFPHGENGKEFRFMEEAGMPAIETIQSATITNAKLLNSEDELGQIAPGFFADIVATDDDPTKKISTMENVTFVMKNGKIYKK from the coding sequence ATGAAAAAAGTAATTTTTGCATTACTAATAATGCTTACACTAGGTGTTACTGCACAAAACACCTATTTACATTGTGGTAAATTAATAGATACAAAATCAGGTAAGGTTTTAACTAAAAAAACTATTGTGGTTTCTGGAAATAAGATTATTTCTGTAAATGAAGGTTATACAAACCCTAAAAATTCTAAAGACATTGTTGTAGATCTAAAAGATAAAACGGTAATGCCTGGGTTAATTGATTTACATGTTCATATCGAAAGCGAGACAAACCCAAGGAGTTTTGTGGCCAAGTATACCGACAACGAAGCAGATGTTGCATTTCAATCTACAGTATATGCTAAACGTACCTTAATGGCTGGATTTACCACAGTTAGAGATTTAGGAGGCTCAGGAGTAAATATTGCATTACGTAAAGCCATTGATGGAGGCCTTGTTGATGGGCCTCGTATTTTTACTGCAGGAAAAATAATTGCTTCTACAGGAGGACATGGAGATAGAAGTAATGGTGCTAAAGCTGATTTATTAGGAGACCCAGGCCCAAAAGAAGGTGTAGTGAATTCGGCTGCAGATGCACGTAAAGCAGTTCGTCAGCGCTATAAAAATGGAGCTGATGTGATTAAAATTACAGCTACTGGTGGTGTGTTAAGTGTTGCTAAAAATGGAAGCAATTCTCAATTTACTGCTGAAGAATTGGAAGCCGTAGTATCTACGGCTAACGATTACGGAATGTTAACTGCTGCACATGCACATGGAGATGATGGAATGCAGAGAGCTGTTAAAGCTGGAATTAAAACTATTGAGCATGGAACGTTTATGAGTAGTGAAACTATGGATTTGATGAAACAAAAAGAATCGTATATGGTACCTACTATTAGTGCAGGGAAATATGTAGCCGAAAAAGCTAAAATCGATGGTTTTTATCCTGCAATTATTGTTCCTAAAGCTTTAGAAGTTGGTCCGCAACTACAAGGTACTTTTGCTAAAGCTTATAAAAGAGGAGTGCCAATTGCTTTTGGTACTGATGCTGGTGTATTTCCTCATGGAGAAAATGGTAAAGAATTTAGATTTATGGAAGAAGCTGGTATGCCAGCTATTGAAACTATTCAATCAGCAACTATTACTAATGCAAAATTATTGAATAGTGAAGACGAATTAGGCCAAATCGCTCCTGGGTTTTTTGCAGACATTGTAGCGACTGACGATGATCCTACTAAAAAGATTTCGACTATGGAGAATGTAACATTTGTAATGAAAAACGGAAAAATATATAAGAAATAA
- the lspA gene encoding signal peptidase II, giving the protein MKLSRTAYIIILIIINIAIDQITKVLVRGSITFREEIQLIGDAFILTNVENTGAFLGMGSDLSPMMRILLLLLLPVIVLGLVTFYIFKEKHMDRWTLTAFTFIIGGGIANVFDRFVYGSVTDFLHLDFGGVFRTGIFNIADVSVTTGMIMLLVGSFLNRKKKPIN; this is encoded by the coding sequence ATGAAATTGTCTCGTACGGCCTATATTATTATTTTAATTATTATAAATATTGCTATTGACCAGATTACTAAAGTTTTGGTTAGAGGTTCTATAACTTTTCGTGAAGAAATTCAATTAATAGGAGACGCATTTATTTTAACAAATGTAGAGAATACTGGAGCTTTTCTAGGGATGGGGAGTGATTTAAGTCCTATGATGAGGATCTTATTATTACTTTTATTACCTGTAATTGTTTTAGGTCTGGTTACTTTTTATATTTTTAAAGAGAAACATATGGATAGATGGACTCTAACCGCTTTTACATTTATTATTGGTGGCGGTATTGCCAATGTATTTGATCGTTTTGTTTATGGATCTGTTACCGATTTTTTACACTTAGATTTTGGTGGCGTGTTTAGAACCGGTATTTTTAATATTGCTGATGTTTCAGTAACTACAGGAATGATTATGTTATTAGTAGGAAGTTTTTTGAATCGAAAAAAGAAACCAATAAATTAA
- the fabD gene encoding [acyl-carrier-protein] S-malonyltransferase produces the protein MNAYIFPGQGAQFSGMGLDLYENSPLAQELFEKANDILGFHITDVMFEGSPEALKETKVTQPAIFLHSVILAKTLSDTFNPDMVAGHSLGEFSALVANGALNFEDALKLVSQRALAMQKACELQPSTMAAVLGLDDTIVEKVCEQTEGVVVAANYNCPGQLVISGEIDAINIACEALKTEGARRALVLPVGGAFHSPLMEPAREELAAAIEGTTFNRPNCPIYQNVTASAIVDEIEIKTNLISQLTAPVRWTQSVQQMVADGATHFIEFGPGKVLQGLVKKIHREAEVASATL, from the coding sequence ATGAACGCATATATATTTCCTGGTCAAGGAGCTCAGTTTTCTGGAATGGGTTTAGATTTATACGAAAACTCTCCTTTAGCTCAAGAGCTATTTGAAAAAGCAAATGACATTTTAGGATTTCATATCACAGATGTGATGTTTGAAGGGTCACCAGAAGCTCTAAAAGAAACTAAAGTTACACAGCCCGCTATCTTTTTACATTCAGTAATTCTAGCTAAAACTTTAAGCGATACATTTAACCCTGATATGGTTGCAGGCCATTCACTTGGTGAATTTTCAGCATTAGTTGCTAATGGTGCTCTAAATTTTGAAGATGCTCTAAAATTAGTTTCTCAACGTGCTTTAGCTATGCAAAAAGCTTGCGAATTACAACCGAGTACAATGGCAGCTGTTTTAGGTTTAGATGATACTATTGTAGAAAAAGTATGTGAGCAAACTGAAGGTGTTGTCGTAGCTGCTAATTATAATTGCCCTGGACAATTGGTCATCTCTGGAGAAATAGATGCTATTAATATCGCATGTGAAGCTTTAAAAACCGAAGGGGCGCGTCGTGCCTTAGTACTTCCTGTTGGGGGTGCATTTCATTCGCCTTTAATGGAACCTGCTCGTGAAGAATTAGCTGCGGCTATTGAAGGAACAACATTTAATAGACCTAATTGTCCTATCTATCAAAATGTAACAGCTAGTGCTATTGTTGATGAAATTGAGATTAAAACAAATTTAATTTCTCAATTAACAGCACCAGTTCGTTGGACCCAATCTGTACAACAAATGGTAGCTGATGGCGCAACACATTTTATCGAATTTGGTCCTGGGAAAGTTTTACAAGGTTTAGTTAAGAAAATACATAGAGAAGCAGAAGTTGCTTCGGCAACATTATAA
- a CDS encoding FAD-binding protein has product MVKDIQLRVTLKEESQSDILIKKAAQFLNIKEADITGIKVLRKSIDARKRLIILNYKIAVYVKEPVPQDSEYIFNYKDISNAKSIHIIGFGPAGMYAALRCIELGFKPIVLERGKNVQDRRRDLKAINQDHFVNEDSNYCFGEGGAGTYSDGKLYTRSLKRGDVRRIFENLVFHGATNQILVDAHPHIGTNKLPKVVQNIRETILKYGGEIHFETRVTNFVIKNNTIQALQFQDDKEMSVNRVILATGHSARDIYYLLHKKNIAIKAKSFAMGVRVEHPQEIIDRIQYHCDGKRDELLPAASYSLVQQINERGVYSFCMCPGGFIVPAATANGEVVVNGMSPSKRNNTFANSGIVVEINSSKDLYKYERFGALKGLEYQKDLERLAFTSGGRSQAAPAQRLTDFVEGKLSTTLNSTSYQPGLNSAPLHSLLPKLIGSRLRKGFEAFDQKMKGYYTSEANIIGVESRTSSPVNIPRNDNLAHPTITNLFPCGEGGGYAGGIVSAAMDGERCAKAATIGL; this is encoded by the coding sequence ATGGTAAAAGATATTCAGCTTCGTGTAACGCTTAAAGAAGAATCACAATCCGATATTCTTATAAAAAAGGCAGCACAGTTTTTAAACATTAAAGAAGCTGATATTACTGGCATAAAAGTACTTCGTAAATCAATCGATGCGCGAAAACGATTAATCATTTTAAATTATAAAATCGCCGTTTATGTAAAAGAACCCGTACCTCAAGATTCTGAGTATATTTTTAATTATAAAGATATATCTAATGCAAAATCAATTCATATTATCGGTTTTGGACCAGCAGGAATGTACGCAGCACTTCGCTGTATCGAATTAGGTTTTAAACCAATTGTTTTAGAACGCGGTAAAAATGTACAAGATCGTCGTCGTGATTTAAAAGCTATTAATCAAGATCATTTTGTAAACGAAGATTCAAACTATTGCTTTGGAGAAGGTGGAGCAGGTACTTATTCTGATGGTAAATTATACACTCGTAGTTTAAAACGTGGTGATGTAAGACGTATTTTTGAAAATTTAGTATTCCATGGAGCTACTAATCAAATTTTAGTAGATGCTCACCCACATATTGGAACGAATAAACTACCAAAAGTAGTTCAGAATATTCGAGAAACTATTTTAAAATATGGTGGTGAAATTCATTTTGAAACTCGTGTCACAAATTTTGTAATAAAAAACAATACTATACAAGCGCTTCAATTTCAAGATGATAAAGAAATGTCAGTTAATAGAGTTATTTTAGCAACAGGGCATTCAGCTAGAGACATTTACTATTTATTACATAAAAAAAATATTGCCATAAAAGCAAAATCATTTGCAATGGGGGTTCGTGTAGAACATCCACAGGAAATTATAGATCGGATTCAATATCATTGTGACGGGAAACGTGATGAGTTACTTCCTGCTGCTTCATACAGTTTAGTTCAACAAATTAATGAACGTGGTGTATATTCTTTTTGTATGTGCCCTGGTGGGTTTATAGTCCCTGCTGCTACTGCCAATGGTGAAGTTGTAGTTAATGGGATGTCTCCGTCTAAACGCAATAACACATTTGCTAATTCCGGGATTGTAGTCGAAATTAATTCAAGTAAAGATTTATACAAATATGAACGTTTTGGGGCTTTAAAAGGCTTAGAGTATCAAAAAGATTTAGAGCGTTTAGCATTTACTTCAGGAGGCAGAAGTCAGGCAGCGCCTGCACAACGTCTTACAGATTTTGTAGAAGGGAAATTATCTACTACATTAAATTCTACTTCTTATCAACCAGGACTTAATTCTGCACCATTACATTCCTTATTACCTAAATTAATCGGAAGTAGGTTACGAAAAGGATTTGAAGCATTTGATCAAAAAATGAAAGGGTATTATACTTCTGAAGCCAATATTATAGGTGTAGAATCCAGAACTTCATCTCCTGTAAATATTCCCAGGAATGATAATTTAGCACACCCGACAATAACTAATCTTTTTCCTTGTGGTGAAGGTGGTGGTTATGCTGGAGGGATTGTTTCTGCTGCTATGGATGGTGAACGTTGTGCCAAAGCAGCAACTATTGGATTATAA
- a CDS encoding dihydrofolate reductase, with the protein MFGKKNTPKPQIDAEQLELIQNAQQRIRQKKRLYIHFIVFLIGALFLVVANLVLGIGKSVKIFQIDWFVFAIIGWLAILIYHLCNVFITHKFMGKNWEQKQLDKLVALQQVRIEKLKNKFEKEEVHIAKSEVYKEVVSKKMKNLTIIVAAGENDAIGKDNQLIWHLSDDLKRFKLLTNGHHIIMGRKTFESFPKPLPNRTHIVITRQVDYVVPQGVIVVNSLENAINASKNDSQPFIIGGGEIYKQAMTLADKIELTRVHESFEADTFFPKIDSTIWKETNNILHEKNDTHKHAFSFITYEKR; encoded by the coding sequence ATGTTCGGTAAAAAAAATACACCAAAACCACAAATAGATGCAGAGCAATTGGAGTTAATCCAAAATGCACAACAGCGTATCAGGCAAAAAAAACGCTTATACATTCATTTTATAGTGTTTTTAATTGGTGCTTTATTTTTAGTAGTCGCAAATCTTGTTTTAGGCATTGGAAAGAGTGTAAAAATATTTCAAATCGACTGGTTTGTTTTTGCTATTATTGGATGGTTGGCTATTTTAATTTACCATTTATGTAATGTATTTATAACTCATAAGTTTATGGGTAAAAATTGGGAACAAAAACAACTTGATAAACTCGTAGCTTTACAGCAAGTTCGTATAGAAAAACTTAAAAACAAATTTGAAAAAGAAGAAGTTCATATTGCAAAAAGCGAGGTTTATAAAGAAGTTGTTTCTAAAAAAATGAAAAACCTTACTATTATTGTTGCTGCTGGAGAGAACGATGCTATTGGAAAAGACAATCAATTAATTTGGCATTTAAGCGATGATTTAAAACGGTTTAAATTACTTACTAATGGTCACCATATTATTATGGGGCGCAAGACTTTTGAGAGCTTCCCTAAGCCTTTACCTAACCGAACTCATATAGTTATTACAAGACAGGTTGATTATGTTGTCCCTCAAGGTGTAATTGTTGTAAACTCTTTAGAAAATGCAATTAATGCTTCAAAAAATGATTCACAGCCTTTTATTATTGGTGGCGGCGAAATTTATAAACAAGCAATGACTTTAGCAGATAAAATTGAGCTTACAAGAGTGCATGAAAGTTTTGAAGCAGATACTTTTTTTCCAAAAATTGATAGTACCATTTGGAAAGAAACTAATAATATACTTCACGAAAAAAACGATACTCACAAACATGCTTTTTCATTTATTACTTATGAAAAACGATGA